From Musa acuminata AAA Group cultivar baxijiao chromosome BXJ3-8, Cavendish_Baxijiao_AAA, whole genome shotgun sequence, one genomic window encodes:
- the LOC135645307 gene encoding uncharacterized protein LOC135645307 has product MEFSDEWRSLWPVSSVFAAPILRPSAAAAADPVGPLLFSPSPLPPLPLLSSPSLALDIPAPLPASSFVEGLRSFFHCPANEAFLPSAAVDALAIEAAVSVPGPSASASASDPLPCNNLAALRCRNGSSMVLFFPTGPNANLIGYVGLSFRGLAPPELGLDRDGDVFKLREGYKHPYHRIVMMSAVAATQSSWAPEAASASPGNPLIEGFLIATTLYSVNWFSIETRVTGTGQERPFLVPMAKQGFESAVVHACWSPHFVEESAALLESGDLCWFNLQTKRGGTMRVALPGEVNPGEWLSCEFGGQPWTVIVACSKAVVLVDLRSTKGTEHKVLAHIKMSSSLYVSPLIEMNDRFIAFGKASYNDFHIALVTEHRLLLFDVRKPLAPLLTWNHRMDSPHFIAMLRLSELRPSNEFKWASESGYVILIGSFWNNEFTLFCYGPRKAGCLGNSSLFAWELPSSLPLSDNRCESGDSFVREIFSAENSAYGSVWRQREKKVAGLCIVPNDIFPVYSESGGGFSLIRLTLSGKLEMQRYHASSKLYCQETNFTEADQLKEVDDSVINSEGRECRLSSRCEFYRLWYLSEYMNGNLSNALAMRGPQANYKDTCQISLGHDMNELISHILKSSNLSMSAFANEVSIPTSIFEVACRRTLNCLRSDILPLAFSKYSDLFRLDWASTFEFLEIPWSLSQKRSLPFFAGKPSRRSEKWSSKTLFGDALVGPVLPVPVLLALQQNDKKDGSFTFKDNPDDDLLDYQCRTVLKDVLPEISIADTRNCNGWGATDELQAEKSYFLYEPTQAHTSSASERTNIDAASKVKQEPIGMQQMMQACSASYKDETFTTFICGAADKASKPDSKTDQFVDELFDISPVRLDFDITQVALQPAEQKIFKCLKKQFSKWQENYKPYRDFCASSKI; this is encoded by the coding sequence ATGGAGTTCTCCGACGAGTGGCGGTCCCTATGGCCGGTCTCCTCCGTCTTCGCTGCTCCCATCCTCCGCCcctcggccgccgccgccgctgatcCCGTCGGTCCGCTCCTCTTTTCCCCCTCTCCgctcccccctctccctcttctctcctccccttctctcgCCCTCGACATCCCCGCCCCGCTCCCTGCCTCCTCCTTCGTCGAAGGCCTGCGCTCCTTCTTCCACTGCCCCGCCAACGAAGCCTTCCTCCCCTCTGCCGCCGTCGACGCCCTGGCCATCGAAGCCGCGGTCTCCGTCCCTGGCccgtccgcctccgcctccgcctccgaccCCCTCCCCTGCAACAACCTCGCCGCCCTCCGCTGCCGCAACGGCTCTTCCATGGTCCTTTTCTTTCCCACTGGCCCAAACGCCAACTTGATCGGGTACGTCGGTCTCTCCTTCCGTGGGTTGGCGCCGCCGGAGCTAGGGCTCGATCGGGACGGTGACGTATTCAAGCTGAGGGAAGGGTATAAACACCCATATCATCGGATAGTGATGATGTCGGCGGTGGCCGCGACCCAGTCTTCCTGGGCGCCGGAGGCGGCTTCGGCGTCCCCAGGCAATCCCCTCATCGAGGGGTTCTTGATCGCCACCACTTTGTATTCCGTGAATTGGTTTAGCATTGAGACCAGGGTTACAGGTACGGGTCAGGAGAGGCCGTTCTTGGTTCCGATGGCGAAGCAGGGGTTTGAAAGCGCTGTGGTGCACGCTTGCTGGAGTCCACATTTTGTCGAGGAGAGTGCCGCTTTGCTGGAAAGCGGTGACCTTTGCTGGTTTAATCTGCAGACCAAGCGCGGGGGCACCATGAGGGTTGCTTTGCCTGGTGAGGTCAATCCCGGAGAATGGTTGAGCTGCGAGTTTGGTGGGCAGCCATGGACTGTGATTGTTGCCTGTTCTAAAGCTGTTGTCTTGGTTGATCTGAGATCCACAAAAGGCACTGAACACAAGGTTTTGGCTCacatcaagatgtcaagttctctATATGTTTCTCCTTTGATAGAAATGAACGATCGGTTCATTGCTTTTGGTAAGGCGAGCTACAATGATTTCCACATTGCATTGGTGACAGAACATCGATTGCTTCTGTTCGATGTGAGGAAACCATTGGCTCCTCTATTGACATGGAACCACAGAATGGATTCCCCACATTTTATTGCCATGCTTAGATTGTCGGAGTTGAGGCCATCAAATGAGTTCAAATGGGCCTCGGAATCTGGTTATGTCATCTTGATCGGTTCCTTTTGGAATAATGAGTTCACTTTGTTTTGCTATGGGCCTCGAAAGGCTGGATGCTTAGGCAATTCTTCACTTTTTGCCTGGGAGCTTCCTTCGAGTCTGCCTTTGTCTGATAACAGATGTGAATCTGGTGACAGCTTTGTGAGAGAGATTTTTTCAGCAGAGAACTCTGCATATGGTTCGGTGTGGCGACAAAGGGAAAAGAAGGTTGCGGGTCTGTGCATTGTCCCAAATGATATCTTCCCTGTTTATTCAGAGTCGGGTGGTGGATTTTCCCTAATTAGACTTACCTTGTCTGGAAAGTTGGAAATGCAGAGATACCatgcatcatcaaaattatatTGTCAGGAGACTAACTTTACAGAAGCAGACCAATTAAAGGAGGTCGATGATTCAGTTATCAATTCTGAGGGACGTGAATGTAGACTGTCCAGCAGATGTGAATTTTATAGGCTGTGGTATCTTTCTGAATATATGAATGGCAATCTTTCCAATGCTTTGGCCATGCGTGGCCCCCAAGCTAATTACAAAGACACTTGCCAAATTTCTTTGGGTCATGATATGAATGAACTTATTAGCCACATCCTGAAGTCTTCGAATCTCTCTATGTCAGCTTTTGCGAATGAAGTTAGCATCCCGACCAGCATCTTTGAAGTCGCATGCAGGAGGACACTAAATTGTCTTCGATCGGATATTTTGCCATTGGCTTTTTCAAAATACTCAGATCTGTTCCGACTTGATTGGGCCTCCACTtttgaattcttagaaatcccTTGGTCATTGTCTCAGAAAAGATCATTACCTTTCTTTGCTGGGAAACCTTCAAGAAGAAGCGAGAAATGGTCGAGCAAAACATTGTTTGGAGATGCTCTTGTTGGTCCAGTACTTCCTGTTCctgttcttcttgcattgcaacagAATGATAAAAAGGATGGGTCTTTCACCTTCAAAGACAATCCAGATGATGACTTACTGGATTATCAGTGCAGAACTGTTCTCAAAGATGTTTTACCAGAAATTTCTATCGCAGACACTAGAAACTGCAATGGATGGGGTGCCACAGATGAGCTGCAAGCTGAGAAATCTTACTTTCTTTATGAACCTACACAAGCACATACTAGTTCTGCAAGCGAACGAACCAACATTGATGCTGCTTCCAAGGTAAAACAAGAACCAATAGGGATGCAACAAATGATGCAAGCCTGCTCTGCGTCTTATAAAGATGAAACTTTTACTACATTTATTTGTGGAGCTGCAGACAAAGCATCCAAGCCAGATTCTAAAACTGACCAATTTGTGGATGAATTGTTTGATATAAGCCCAGTCAGGCTGGATTTTGATATAACCCAAGTGGCACTTCAGCCAGCAGAGCAGAAAATTTTCAAGTGTTTGAAGAAACAGTTCTCCAAATGGCAGGAAAATTATAAGCCATATCGAGATTTCTGTGCTTCctctaaaatataa
- the LOC135643982 gene encoding uncharacterized protein LOC135643982, whose product MEIPQHSTNDSFSYSWLMNVVKSPLDSSQEDGGSFIEVDPKVFSRRWKTDSLDFDFHLPTPQSSALVHADQIISDGLLLPLHLVHPPTAAAISESPVDPVLLRSLSVDSSKTLLSRSNRFRSCYDCAAPRRPMSSTSSPLCGPLQSLPASSSSGSSKSEFSTSTKRNLPLFGASAGSSKRFLGKYLPFLLPFCRKVKGLVSIRKPRRSRLSSAASCMESIGSSSRHSDAFSSCESYRGKTTVDAGTETAIHDAVLHCKNSFNMSR is encoded by the coding sequence ATGGAGATCCCACAGCACTCCACCAATGACAGCTTCTCTTATAGCTGGTTGATGAACGTCGTCAAGTCCCCTCTCGACTCCTCCCAGGAGGACGGCGGCTCCTTCATCGAAGTGGATCCCAAAGTGTTCTCCAGGCGTTGGAAGACCGACTCCCTCGATTTCGACTTCCATCTCCCTACCCCTCAGTCTTCTGCGCTGGTTCATGCAGATCAGATCATCTCCGACGGCCTACTTCTGCCGCTCCACCTCGTCCACCCACCCACGGCCGCAGCCATCTCCGAGTCTCCTGTGGACCCGGTTCTACTGAGATCACTCTCGGTGGACTCATCCAAAACGTTGCTCTCCCGAAGCAACCGGTTCCGGTCATGCTACGACTGTGCAGCACCGAGACGGCCTATGTCGTCCACTTCTTCGCCACTCTGCGGGCCACTGCAAAGCCTTCCTGCTTCTTCGAGCTCCGGCTCATCGAAGAGCGAGTTCTCGACGAGCACCAAGCGGAATTTACCTCTCTTTGGTGCCTCTGCAGGGTCTTCCAAGAGGTTCCTCGGGAAGTACTTACCCTTCCTGCTGCCTTTCTGTCGGAAGGTCAAGGGATTGGTATCGATCAGGAAGCCAAGGCGCTCCAGGTTGAGCTCGGCAGCAAGTTGCATGGAGTCGATCGGATCATCTTCGAGGCACAGTGATGCGTTCTCGAGCTGTGAGTCGTATCGCGGCAAGACGACGGTTGATGCGGGCACTGAAACAGCTATACACGACGCCGTCCTCCATTGCAAGAATTCTTTCAACATGTCACGGTGA
- the LOC103996075 gene encoding acyl-lipid (9-3)-desaturase — MAVQGEEAKRYITAEELRKHNTASDLWICIQGKVYDVTSWVEDHPGGDLPLLSLAGQDATNAFVAYHPASAWAHLGRFFVGHLADYRVSAASSDYRRLVAEFSKSGLFDQKGLVAPLTICSILVLLVAAVSGVLLSEGALVHVLCGGMMGFLWIQTGWMGHDSGHYRIVGHPRLNRLAQIVAGNCLAGVSIAWWKRNHNAHHIACNSLDFDPDLQHMPFFAVSSKLFASMKSYFYERKMNFDAVARFLVSYQHWTFYPVMCFARINLFAQSILLLLSAKKVPNRWQEILGVAVFWIWYPLLVSCLPNWGERVMFVVASFAVTGIQHVQFCLNHFSSSVYVGPPQGTDWFEKQTMGTLDISCSPWMDWFHGGLQFQVAHHLFPRLPRCHLRKVSPFVRELCKKHKLPYNIASFWEANAMTIRTLRAAALRARDFENPVPKNLVWEAVNTHG; from the coding sequence ATGGCCGTGCAAGGCGAGGAGGCGAAGAGGTACATCACGGCGGAAGAGCTCCGCAAGCACAATACCGCTTCCGATCTCTGGATCTGCATCCAGGGAAAGGTGTACGACGTCACCTCCTGGGTCGAGGACCACCCAGGCGGCGACCTCCCCCTCCTCAGCCTCGCCGGCCAGGACGCCACCAATGCCTTCGTCGCCTACCACCCCGCCTCCGCCTGGGCCCACCTTGGCCGCTTCTTCGTCGGCCATCTCGCTGACTACCGCGTCTCCGCCGCCTCCAGCGACTACCGCCGCCTCGTCGCCGAGTTCTCCAAGTCCGGCCTCTTCGACCAGAAGGGCCTCGTCGCCCCGCTCACCATCTGCTCCATTCTCGTCCTACTCGTCGCCGCCGTCTCCGGCGTCCTCCTCTCGGAGGGTGCTCTCGTCCACGTCCTCTGCGGCGGCATGATGGGCTTCCTCTGGATCCAGACCGGCTGGATGGGGCACGACTCCGGACACTACCGGATCGTCGGGCATCCGCGCCTCAACCGGCTGGCGCAGATCGTCGCTGGGAATTGCCTCGCCGGCGTCAGCATCGCGTGGTGGAAGCGGAATCACAACGCCCACCACATAGCCTGCAACAGCCTCGACTTCGACCCGGACCTCCAGCACATGCCCTTCTTCGCGGTGTCATCGAAGCTCTTCGCCTCGATGAAATCCTATTTCTACGAGAGGAAGATGAACTTCGACGCCGTCGCGAGGTTCCTCGTCAGCTACCAGCATTGGACGTTCTACCCCGTGATGTGCTTCGCGAGGATCAACCTGTTCGCCCAATCCATTTTGCTTCTGCTCTCAGCGAAGAAGGTGCCCAATAGATGGCAGGAGATCCTCGGGGTTGCCGTCTTCTGGATCTGGTACCCTTTGCTCGTCTCCTGTTTGCCGAATTGGGGAGAAAGGGTTATGTTCGTCGTCGCCAGCTTCGCGGTCACCGGGATTCAGCACGTCCAGTTCTGCTTGAACCACTTCTCTTCGAGCGTTTACGTCGGGCCGCCTCAGGGGACTGACTGGTTCGAGAAGCAGACCATGGGGACCCTTGACATCTCTTGCTCCCCGTGGATGGATTGGTTCCATGGCGGGTTGCAGTTCCAGGTGGCGCACCATCTGTTCCCCCGATTGCCGCGGTGCCATCTCAGAAAGGTCTCTCCTTTCGTGAGGGAGCTCTGCAAGAAGCATAAGCTGCCCTACAACATCGCCTCGTTCTGGGAGGCCAATGCGATGACCATTCGGACTCTTAGAGCTGCTGCATTGCGAGCTCGGGACTTTGAGAACCCAGTTCCGAAGAATTTGGTGTGGGAGGCTGTCAACACCCATGGCTGA
- the LOC135643981 gene encoding uncharacterized protein LOC135643981: MDNCPLNLASTANLSSLSTDDFFDRVQSREEKSDATLRINSPSSSTLNNSKTKGTIGVWGDMNDVECSGQSLLALGLGQSLNSSYVSKMSSIIHCTSSAKENDNGSVDLGLNIRFCPENAKTSNPSKSFVATANDSHTGNTLDLQLGLSVGSFESVMTSVKPVLDEHQSSVETSVMVNSVLTNDDEGIVSSWWIFSRCMPTHLNDSETSSSFASNKKICVKADPVVVPDHPPTVLQTVKSPVVCTSGVTHSRHHNSSIKNCQFQGCVKRARGASGLCIAHGGGRRCQKPGCQKGAEGRTIFCKAHGGGRRCEHLGCTKSAEGRTDYCIAHGGGKRCSHECCGRAARGKSGLCIKHGGGKRCRRENCTKSAEGHSGFCISHGGGRRCQFPACSKGAQGSTMFCKAHGGGKRCTFLGCTKGAEGSTPYCKGHGGGKRCLFQGGGVCPKSVHGGTLFCVAHGGGKRCAVPGCTKSARGRTNYCVRHGGGKRCKSVGCGKSAQGSTDFCKAHGGGNRCAWGHVGSKFGTGDPPCERFARTKAGLCAAHDALVQDHCVRGGGTLAISTTLFPTSIKSGKMKEVAIGGKGMSYWSGSDTKAHPRVTQCGLVSLPEGRVHGGSLMTMLATSSGTGNNA, translated from the coding sequence ATGGATAACTGCCCTTTGAATCTGGCCTCTACTGCAAATCTTTCCTCTTTGAGTACTGATGATTTCTTTGACAGAGTCCAatcaagagaagaaaaaagtgATGCCACGTTACGAATTAATTCTCCTAGTTCTTCCACTCTTAATAACTCCAAAACAAAGGGCACAATAGGGGTGTGGGGTGATATGAATGATGTGGAGTGTTCAGGTCAGTCCTTGCTTGCTCTGGGTTTAGGTCAGTCTCTGAATTCTTCATATGTTAGCAAGATGAGTTCAATAATTCATTGCACATCTTCAGCAAAAGAAAATGATAATGGATCCGTTGATTTAGGACTGAATATTCGGTTTTGTCCTGAAAATGCAAAAACATCGAATCCTTCTAAGTCCTTTGTTGCTACTGCCAATGATTCTCATACTGGAAATACATTAGACCTCCAATTAGGTCTATCAGTTGGGTCATTTGAATCAGTCATGACTAGTGTCAAGCCTGTCCTGGATGAACATCAGAGTAGTGTGGAGACCTCGGTAATGGTGAATTCAGTGCTGACCAATGATGATGAAGGGATTGTATCATCTTGGTGGATATTCAGTAGGTGTATGCCAACTCATTTGAACGATTCAGAGACAAGTAGCAGTTTTGCTTCAAATAAGAAAATTTGTGTAAAAGCAGATCCAGTTGTTGTGCCAGATCACCCACCAACCGTGCTGCAAACAGTGAAAAGCCCAGTTGTCTGCACTTCCGGAGTTACACATTCACGACACCACAATAGTAGCATAAAAAACTGTCAGTTCCAAGGTTGTGTAAAAAGAGCAAGAGGCGCTTCTGGTCTATGCATAGCCCATGGTGGGGGAAGGAGGTGCCAGAAACCTGGATGTCAAAAGGGTGCTGAAGGAAGGACAATCTTTTGCAAAGCGCATGGAGGCGGTCGTCGGTGTGAACATCTTGGCTGCACAAAGAGTGCAGAAGGGCGCACTGATTACTGCATTGCCCATGGTGGTGGCAAACGTTGCAGCCATGAATGTTGCGGCCGTGCTGCAAGAGGTAAATCAGGTTTATGCATCAAGCATGGAGGTGGTAAGAGGTGCCGGAGAGAGAATTGCACAAAAAGTGCAGAAGGTCATTCTGGATTTTGTATCTCTCATGGTGGTGGACGACGCTGTCAATTTCCAGCATGCTCAAAGGGTGCACAGGGTAGCACAATGTTTTGCAAGGCACATGGTGGGGGGAAAAGATGTACATTTTTGGGGTGCACCAAGGGAGCTGAAGGGAGCACTCCTTACTGCAAGGGTCATGGAGGAGGGAAGCGCTGCTTGTTTCAGGGGGGAGGTGTTTGCCCAAAGAGTGTGCATGGTGGGACCTTATTCTGTGTAGCTCATGGTGGTGGGAAGAGGTGTGCTGTTCCTGGGTGCACTAAGAGTGCTAGAGGTCGGACTAATTACTGTGTGCGCCATGGTGGAGGCAAACGATGCAAATCTGTGGGTTGTGGGAAAAGCGCTCAAGGGAGTACTGATTTTTGCAAGGCACATGGTGGAGGCAACCGGTGTGCCTGGGGTCATGTGGGGTCAAAGTTTGGCACAGGCGATCCACCTTGTGAGAGGTTTGCCAGGACCAAAGCTGGTCTTTGTGCTGCACATGATGCCTTGGTGCAAGATCACTGTGTTCGTGGTGGGGGTACCCTTGCAATATCCACTACCCTGTTTCCAACATCAATTAAGTCAGGGAAGATGAAAGAGGTTGCTATTGGAGGGAAGGGCATGTCATACTGGAGTGGATCTGATACGAAAGCACATCCTCGGGTTACTCAGTGTGGGTTGGTTTCGCTTCCAGAAGGGAGGGTTCATGGAGGAAGTCTAATGACGATGCTTGCCACCAGTTCAGGCACGGGGAACAATGCATAA
- the LOC135644537 gene encoding acidic endochitinase-like: MNEAFANRHRQSTMASRNLSSLLLVALLVFAFSAGSHAGSIAVYWGQNGNEGDLADTCNTGIYSYVILAFLTTFGNGQTPVLNLAGHCDPPSGTCTVLSSDISACQSQGIKVLLSLGGGSGRYSLSSSDDAASVATYLWDNYLGGSSSSRPLGDAVLDGIDFDIEQGGPDHYDELAKQLSDFSNQAGTKVYLSAAPQCPYPDQYVGNALQTGLFDYVWVQFYNNPSCDYSSGVSGLSSAWGTWTSSLPSSSVFLGLPASPDAAGSGYIPPDDLTNQVLPAINTASNYGGIMLWSRYYDRNSGYGAAVSNSV, from the coding sequence ATGAACGAGGCCTTCGCCAATCGTCACAGGCAATCCACCATGGCCTCCCGAAacctctcctccctcctcctcgtcgCCCTCCTCGTCTTCGCCTTCTCTGCCGGCTCCCACGCCGGCAGCATCGCCGTGTACTGGGGCCAGAACGGCAACGAGGGCGACCTTGCCGACACCTGCAACACCGGCATCTACTCGTATGTGATTCTGGCTTTCCTCACCACCTTCGGCAACGGGCAAACCCCCGTCCTCAACCTGGCGGGCCACTGCGACCCCCCCTCCGGCACCTGCACCGTCCTCAGCTCCGACATCAGCGCCTGCCAGTCCCAGGGCATCAAGGTGCTCCTCTCCCTCGGTGGCGGCTCCGGCAGATACTCCCTGTCCTCCTCCGACGACGCCGCGAGCGTGGCAACGTACCTATGGGACAACTACCTGGGCGGCTCGTCCAGCTCGCGCCCGCTGGGCGACGCCGTCCTCGACGGCATCGACTTCGACATCGAGCAGGGCGGCCCCGACCACTACGACGAGCTGGCGAAGCAGCTCTCCGACTTTAGTAATCAGGCGGGGACCAAGGTGTACCTCTCGGCGGCGCCGCAGTGCCCCTACCCGGACCAGTACGTGGGGAACGCGCTGCAGACGGGGCTCTTCGACTACGTGTGGGTGCAGTTCTACAACAACCCCAGCTGCGACTACTCGTCGGGGGTCAGCGGCCTGAGCAGCGCATGGGGGACTTGGACGTCGAGCTTGCCGTCGTCGTCCGTCTTCCTGGGGCTGCCGGCCTCGCCGGACGCGGCCGGGAGCGGGTACATCCCGCCCGACGACCTCACCAACCAGGTGCTGCCGGCGATCAACACTGCGTCGAACTACGGTGGCATCATGCTGTGGAGCAGATACTACGATCGCAACAGCGGGTACGGCGCCGCCGTGAGTAACAGTGTTTGA